One genomic segment of Nothobranchius furzeri strain GRZ-AD chromosome 10, NfurGRZ-RIMD1, whole genome shotgun sequence includes these proteins:
- the dpf2 gene encoding zinc finger protein ubi-d4 isoform X2, whose translation MAAVVENVVKLLGEQYYRDALEQCHNYNARLCAERSVRMPFLDSQTGVAQSNCYIWMEKRHRGPGMAPGQLYTYPSRRWRKKRRSHPPEDPRLIFPPVKSELDLGLKKDGLLSSDGSSLEALLKGESLDKRTSTEPRGSEEDSNQSDYTGSLNPAARNRKRILEPDDFLDDLDDEDYEEDTPKRRGKGKGKGRGVGSSRKKLDTAALEDRDKPYACDICGKRYKNRPGLSYHYAHSHLAEEEGEEKDDVDLSEPALTLPDEPKTPKKGPDGLALPNNYCDFCLGDSKTNHKTGQSEELVSCSDCGRSGHPSCLQFTPVMMAAVKTYRWQCIECKCCNMCGTSENDDQLLFCDDCDRGYHMYCLNPPMSEPPEGSWSCHLCLDLLKDKASIYQNQNPPTS comes from the exons GTTGGGAGAGCAGTACTACCGAGATGCCTTGGAGCAGTGTCACAACTACAACGCCAGGCTCTGCGCCGAGCGGAGTGTACGGATGCCCTTCCTGGACTCTCAGACCGGCGTGGCTCAAAGCAACTGCTACATCTGGATGGAGAAGAGACACCGGGGACCAG GCATGGCTCCAGGGCAGCTCTACACCTACCCCTCCAGGAGGTGGAGGAAGAAACGGAGATCTCATCCTCCAGAGGATCCACGGCTCATTTTTCCTCCTGTCAAGTCAG AGCTGGATTTAGGCCTGAAGAAGGATGGACTGTTGTCATCAGATGGCAGCAGCCTGGAGGCTCTGCTGAAGGGAGAGTCCTTGGACAAGCGGACCTCCACAGAACCCCGGGGGTCAGAGGAGGACTCAAACCAGAGTGATTACACCGGAAGTCTGAACCCTGCTGCCCGCAATCGAAAG AGAATCCTCGAGCCAGACGACTTCTTGGATGACCTTGATGATGAAGACTACGAGGAGGACACGCCTAAAAGAAGAGGCAAAGGGAAAGGGAAG GGCCGAGGAGTGGGCAGCAGCAGGAAGAAGCTGGACACAGCAGCTCTGGAGGACAGAGACAAGCCCTACGCCTGTGACA TTTGTGGGAAACGCTACAAAAACCGCCCCGGCCTGAGTTACCACTACGCCCACTCCCACCTGgcagaggaggagggggaggagaaggACGACGTGGACCTCAGCGAGCCGGCCTTGACGCTGCCGGATGAGCCAAAAA CTCCCAAAAAGGGCCCAGATGGTCTCGCGTTGCCTAATAACTACTGCGATTTCTGCTTGGGAGACTCCAAAACCAACCACAAGACGGGCCAATCAGAAGAGCTGGTGTCCTGCTCTGACTGTGGACGCTCAG GTCACCCCTCCTGCCTGCAGTTCACGCCCGTGATGATGGCTGCCGTGAAGACGTATCGCTGGCAGTGCATCGAGTGCAAGTGCTGCAACATGTGTGGCACTTCAGAGAATGAT GATCAGCTTCTGTTCTGTGACGACTGTGATCGAGGTTATCACATGTACTGTCTCAACCCGCCCATGTCCGAGCCTCCAGAAG GGAGCTGGAGCTGCCATCTATGTCTGGACCTACTAAAGGACAAGGCTTCTATctatcagaaccagaacccaccTACATCGTGA
- the dpf2 gene encoding zinc finger protein ubi-d4 isoform X1 — MAAVVENVVKLLGEQYYRDALEQCHNYNARLCAERSVRMPFLDSQTGVAQSNCYIWMEKRHRGPGMAPGQLYTYPSRRWRKKRRSHPPEDPRLIFPPVKSELDLGLKKDGLLSSDGSSLEALLKGESLDKRTSTEPRGSEEDSNQSDYTGSLNPAARNRKRILEPDDFLDDLDDEDYEEDTPKRRGKGKGKGRGVGSSRKKLDTAALEDRDKPYACDNSIKQKHFSKPSERVCGKRYKNRPGLSYHYAHSHLAEEEGEEKDDVDLSEPALTLPDEPKTPKKGPDGLALPNNYCDFCLGDSKTNHKTGQSEELVSCSDCGRSGHPSCLQFTPVMMAAVKTYRWQCIECKCCNMCGTSENDDQLLFCDDCDRGYHMYCLNPPMSEPPEGSWSCHLCLDLLKDKASIYQNQNPPTS, encoded by the exons GTTGGGAGAGCAGTACTACCGAGATGCCTTGGAGCAGTGTCACAACTACAACGCCAGGCTCTGCGCCGAGCGGAGTGTACGGATGCCCTTCCTGGACTCTCAGACCGGCGTGGCTCAAAGCAACTGCTACATCTGGATGGAGAAGAGACACCGGGGACCAG GCATGGCTCCAGGGCAGCTCTACACCTACCCCTCCAGGAGGTGGAGGAAGAAACGGAGATCTCATCCTCCAGAGGATCCACGGCTCATTTTTCCTCCTGTCAAGTCAG AGCTGGATTTAGGCCTGAAGAAGGATGGACTGTTGTCATCAGATGGCAGCAGCCTGGAGGCTCTGCTGAAGGGAGAGTCCTTGGACAAGCGGACCTCCACAGAACCCCGGGGGTCAGAGGAGGACTCAAACCAGAGTGATTACACCGGAAGTCTGAACCCTGCTGCCCGCAATCGAAAG AGAATCCTCGAGCCAGACGACTTCTTGGATGACCTTGATGATGAAGACTACGAGGAGGACACGCCTAAAAGAAGAGGCAAAGGGAAAGGGAAG GGCCGAGGAGTGGGCAGCAGCAGGAAGAAGCTGGACACAGCAGCTCTGGAGGACAGAGACAAGCCCTACGCCTGTGACA ACTCTATCAAACAAAAGCATTTTTCAAAACCTTCTGAAAGAG TTTGTGGGAAACGCTACAAAAACCGCCCCGGCCTGAGTTACCACTACGCCCACTCCCACCTGgcagaggaggagggggaggagaaggACGACGTGGACCTCAGCGAGCCGGCCTTGACGCTGCCGGATGAGCCAAAAA CTCCCAAAAAGGGCCCAGATGGTCTCGCGTTGCCTAATAACTACTGCGATTTCTGCTTGGGAGACTCCAAAACCAACCACAAGACGGGCCAATCAGAAGAGCTGGTGTCCTGCTCTGACTGTGGACGCTCAG GTCACCCCTCCTGCCTGCAGTTCACGCCCGTGATGATGGCTGCCGTGAAGACGTATCGCTGGCAGTGCATCGAGTGCAAGTGCTGCAACATGTGTGGCACTTCAGAGAATGAT GATCAGCTTCTGTTCTGTGACGACTGTGATCGAGGTTATCACATGTACTGTCTCAACCCGCCCATGTCCGAGCCTCCAGAAG GGAGCTGGAGCTGCCATCTATGTCTGGACCTACTAAAGGACAAGGCTTCTATctatcagaaccagaacccaccTACATCGTGA
- the LOC107386461 gene encoding sodium/potassium/calcium exchanger 3 isoform X2: MFYALAIICDDYFVPSLEKISENLQLSEDVAGATFMAAGSSAPELFTSLIGVFITKGDVGVGTIVGSAVFNILVIIGLSGIFAGQTVALTWWSLFRDSCYYILAVLALIVVIYDDRVCWWESLVLMTMYGIYIIIMKFNSQISVFVMRQVQSSGPCCRGSEGSQENKTGEEAAACNTSMVLLNKGQSHGEDNPPVIMVDELLILNPHKLSFSEAGLRIMITPHFSPRTRLSMAGRMVISERQRLIRTSKHQRDGDAASGSRKGSSSNSLKRTGSCGLENGGGRPRIRDAESGNKPGVEASRPEEEEDDEDRIFSPVRMPGSCCARVKWVITWPLGLLLYCTVPNCILPRWHRWFMVTFVASTLWIAVFSYLMVWMVTIISFTLDIPDYIMGITFLAAGTSVPDCMASLIVARQGMGDMAVSNSIGSNIFDILLGLGFPWALRTLVVDRGYDVHINNKGLVYSVVLLLASVFLTVMSVHLNHWKLDRRLGLGLIFLYAIFLLCSILFGQM, translated from the exons ATGTTCTACGCCCTGGCCATCATCTGTGACGACTACTTTGTTCCTTCACTGGAGAAGATATCTGAG AACCTGCAGCTGAGCGAGGATGTGGCCGGGGCAACGTTCATGGCCGCAGGAAGCTCCGCCCCCGAGCTTTTCACTTCTCTTATCG GTGTCTTCATCACTAAAGGCGACGTTGGGGTTGGAACAATCGTGGGTTCGGCTGTCTTCAACATCCTGGTCATCATCGGGCTGAGTGGAATCTTTGCAGGACAG ACGGTGGCTCTGACATGGTGGTCTCTGTTCAGAGACTCATGTTACTACATCCTGGCTGTCCTAGCACTCATCGTG GTTATCTATGATGACAGAGTGTGCTG gtgggagtCCCTGGTCCTCATGACCATGTATGGGATCTACATCATCATCATGAA GTTCAACTCTCAGATTTCAGTGTTTGTGATGCGTCAGGTTCAGAGCAGCGGGCCGTGCTGCCGGGGATCCGAGGGAAGCCAGGAAAACAAGACGGGGGAAGAGGCTGCAGCTTGTAACACCTCTATGGTGCTTCTCAACAAAG GGCAAAGCCACGGTGAGGACAACCCTCCAGTCATCATGGTGGATGAGCTGCTCATCCTCAACCCCCACAAGCTGTCCTTCTCAGAGGCCGGCCTGCGCATCATGATCACCCCCCACTTCTCGCCCCGCACCCGGCTCTCCATGGCAGGACGCATGGTCATCAGTGAG AGACAGAGGCTGATCAGAACGTCCAAACACCAGCGGGATGGTGACGCCGCCTCAGGCTCAAGAAAGGGGTCCTCTAGTAACAGCTTAAAGAGGACGGGCTCCTGCGGTCTGGAGAATGGAGGTGGAAGACCCAGGATTAGAGACGCCGAGTCGGGAAACAAGCCTGGGGTCGAAGCGAGCAGgccagaggaagaagaggatgatGAAGATCGGATTTTTAGTCCAGTGCGCATGCCAG GCAGCTGCTGTGCACGGGTGAAGTGGGTGATCACCTGGCCTCTGGGCCTCCTGCTCTACTGCACTGTGCCTAACTGCATCCTGCCTCGCTGGCACCGCTGGTTCATGGTCACCTTTGTGGCCTCCACCCTGTGGATCGCTGTCTTCTCCTACCTCATGGTGTGGATG GTCACTATCATCAGCTTTACACTAGACATCCCAGACTACATCATGGGTATAACCTTCCTGGCAGCAGGAACCAGTGTGCCAGACTGCATGGCTAGCCTGATCGTAGCTAGACAAG GCATGGGGGACATGGCCGTGTCCAACTCCATAGGCAGCAATATCTTTGACATCCTGCTGGGTTTGGGCTTTCCTTGGGCTCTGCGGACCCTCGTGGTGGATCGTGGATATGAT GTGCACATAAATAATAAAGGACTTGTATACTCCGTTGTCCTCCTGCTGGCGTCGGTGTTTCTGACT GTGATGAGCGTTCATCTGAACCACTGGAAGCTGGACCGCCGGCTGGGTCTGGGTCTGATATTTCTTTATGctattttcctgctctgctccatCCTTTTTGGACAAATGTAA